The DNA region GTCCATCGGTTGGGCGACAAAGATAAAGGTTTCGCCACCCAGACGAGAAATGGCAGCCGTGGGCACCAGAATGCCAGGACGCGATCGCCACACGACTCTGGCCTTGGCAAATTGTCCTGCTCTCAGTGCGCCAGCCCGATTGTCAAAGGTTGCTTTGGCGAGAATGCTCTGAGCACGGTTGTCGGCCTGGGGAGAAACAAAGCTAATCTGTCCGCTGCTGAGAACGCCTCCCTGATGATTCAAAAGTTGGACTGGTAAGCCTTCGCGTAATTCCGAGGCTCTTTCTAGCGGAATCGAAAGGTTCAGTTCCAGCACTTCATTCTGGGTAACGCTGGTGAGGGTGTCGCTGGTAGAAACCAACTGGCCCAGTTTTACGGGAATGTCACCCACCACCCCATCAAAGGGAGCCACGGTTGTTGTTTGTTGCAATCGTACATTGGTAACATTGGCATTGGCTTTGGCCTGCTGCAGACCGGCTTCAGCTTCAGAAAGGTTGGCCCTTGCGGCTTGGATCTGGCGATCGAGTGCTCTTAATTCCGAAATCGCTTGAAAGCGATCGCGTTCCACCTGATCTAACTGTTGCTGTGGTAACGCTCCTTCCTTGACCAAAGCTTGAATTCGCTGATATTGCTGATTCTGTAAGTCTACTTCTGCCTGTTTGGCAATCCGATTCGCTTCCTGGGCCTGAAGTTGAGAAAAAGCATTGGAACGGGTCGCACGAGCGGAATTCACGGCTGCCAGGTTACTCGCCAACTGAGCTTCTTGCTCCTGGGGTTTAACTTGAATCAAGGGATCGCCTTTGCGAACCCGATCGCCCGCTTTTACATAGATCTGACTCACTCGCCCAGTAATTTCGGGCTGCAGCACAACGGACTGGCGCGAATCCAGGGATCCCACGTATTCTGAAGCATCTTGCACCTGAGCGGTCTGGGCGGTTCCCAATTTCACTGGGATGCCGCCAGCCATCCCAGGCATGGCTCCTGGCTGCGGCCCGGAATGGCTGGCCTGCCACCAACGCCAGCCAAATCCTACCCCTAGTGTTAACAGAACCAATCCCAGAATCGCTAACCAGCGCTGGCCAGAAGGTTTTGAGTGGAAGGGCGATCGCTTACTCTTGCCAGTAGTTGAAGAAACTTCCAGTTCTTCAACTTTGGTGGAAGTTCCATCTTGAGAAGAATCAAAAACAGACATGGATTTTGCCTCACTTATGGCTGCTCATTGTGAGCTTCTGCCCCTAGTTAAACCAAGTCCAGATGGAGAACGGTTGTTTTCCGATCCGAGAAACTCCGGTTCTGGACTTGGACAAGGTTTAATTAAGGCTTTGAACAGCCTTAATCGCAGTCTCGGAATGGCTTGGTGATGACTGATCAGCATTCTTGATAAGACTTAAGCCATCACTAAACCACATGCTCTCTGTCCACGGGTAGACCCATTAGGATGATGTCAATTGCAGCGTTTTATTCCTTGTAATAAGATATTTGCGGCGGAAGGAATGCAGGCGCTTTTGTGATACCTATGGTGGATGACAAACAAAAAAGGACAGAGTAAGTCTGCCCTCAAATCAATAATTCTTTTGCCGCTTAATTACTTCTCAACTTCAGCCTTCATGCGTTCCAGTGTCATGTTCATCTGGTCAAACATTTGCTGAGGAGTAATACCAAATTGGCCTAACTGAGTTTTCAATTGTTCCACGGTCATTTGTGCCATAAAATCTTCAGACAGCTCAAAGCGCTTCATGAAGATTCGATAGCGTTCCATAATGGCTTCCATCTGCTCAATAAAGATGATTTTGCCTTCCCGGTCAAATTTACCATAGTGGCTACCCAGTTGCATTAGCGACTGGTAATCCTCGAAGAGTTGCTTCGCTTCCTGCTGAACAATTTCAGAGTCAAAAAATCCCATAGCTTTAAAGTCTCAACTATGTGAGAAAAACAGGTTTGAAGTGCTTATACAAATTATCTTAGGACAGTGACAGAGGTTGGGTTAAGTAGGGGTTTCACTACTCCAAACCCCCTTACCGCCCGCCAAATAGGGCAGCTAGCCAACCTCGTTTCTGCGTTTTTACAGGTTGTTGAGCACCAGGGCTAAAGTGAGCGCGATCGGATCTTTTACCCAATAGCCAGTCCCAAAATCCTCTGCGATCGACGGACTGTGATAGTTGCGGGCTGTCCTGGCTCGATCGGGCTGGTGCTGATCGTGGCTTGGGTGGCTGAGAACGCTGGCTGTTGTTATGAGTACGCCCAGGCGATGCAACTGGCAACCCAACTTTTGCACCAAATTTTAAGACAAGCGGATCTTTAGGGTTCAGTTCATAAGCCCGCTTTAAATGCACCTTTGCCATTCCTGGGAATTTCTGCTGGTGTAGATAGGCAACTCCCAATAAAGAGTGATATTCACTCTTGGTGGCCTTGATCTTAATGGCATCCCGCAACTCTTGTATGGCTTGATTCCAGGCTCCTTTTTTGGCGTACTCCTGTGCCCTGCGGTAGTGGCGTTGGTCGTAGCTCTCTGTCACCACCTCAGGATTGGTAGGGGCAGGGGTAAACTGTACGGGCTGGGCTTCTGCTGCTGCAATCAGGCCAGTACGCCGTTCTCGAACGATCCCATCCCCCATTTTGAGCTGTAAATAAACCAGATTCAGCTCACTGATCTGCTGGGTAATGGATTCAAATTTCTCTAACTCCAGAGATTCATATTGAGACTGGGCCAGCGTGCTAATGGACTGCTCATAAAAGGTGTCTACTCCAGTTACGGGATGCTCCATCAGCTTACGAGCAATCTCGCTTTCAGGGGTGAGTGGGCCTTCCCGACACAGCCGCCGAACTTTAATCCGGAGCAGGGCCGTGTGTTCTGCACGCCCTTTATCTTGTTTTAACTGTTCATACGCTGGATTAACTAACCGAGCGAGCAGTTGGGTGGCCAGTTCTTTTTCATTTCCTCCAGCCAGAGCGTAGCGATCAGGGTGGAGCAGCTTGGCAATATCACGGTAGCGCTTCAGGACACGGCGATCGTCCGCAGCTACTGGAATTCCTAAGATGGCGTAGGGGTCAGCAAATTTTTTGATCCATTCCGAGGGAAGAGCGCTATATGACATTGACAAGCAGCCTTACAGGGATAGTTACAATCTAAAATTCTCTGTAGATCCAGCCGTTTTTCTGATTGCCTGATTTAAGGTAACTAAACCAGATCCAGCCAGAAGATGGAGTTTTCTGGTGAAAAAAACTACAATTCTGGACTGGGACAAGTTTATTTTCTGTTGTAACCAGTTATTTTAGCCATCATAAAGTCTTTATAGAAATCTCGTATTAGCATCAGCAAATCCCCAAGCCCTACTTTAATGTACTGTGCATTTATTGAAGGAACAGGACAGTGGCTCTCAAATCTTACTGGTGTCTCTCCACGGATGGATAAGAGGAACAGGATAGAATTGGGGCAACGAGAGTACAGTCGTTCTGATGGAGTGAGCCATCGTGTTCAGTAAGTCCAAAGATCTATTGAGTAAACCCAAAGATCGCAAGGTTGCTTCCCTGCTGGCCTTGGCTGGTGCCGTCGCTCCGATCGCAGGCTTCCATAAGTTCTATCTCAGACAACCCATCTGGGGAATAGTATATCTTCTGCTTTCCTGGACTCCGATTCCTCGGATTGCCAGTGGGATTGAGGCTGCCTGGTATTTATTTCAGGACTCGGATGAGTTTGATCTGCGGTTCAATCATGGGCTATCCTCAACCACGACTCTTCCCACTTCTCCCACCCCACAAGTTGATCCGAACAAAATTGGAGCGATCGCCGATGCCGTTCGCAAGCTGGATCAACTCCGGGAAGATGGCCTGATTTCAGAATATGAGTTTGAGCAGAAACGCCGCCAGTTACTGGATCAAATTGGGTAGCAGAAGGCAGAAGGGATTGGTTATTTGGCATCTTGTCACTGGTGATTGCCTGATTACTGCGGGTGGGGTACGAGAAAAGGTTTAAGCACTCAGTGCTAAATTTCTAGTTCAGAGCAACCTTAAAACTCAAAACTTAGAACTCAAAACTCTGAATTTTTAATTCTTTATTCTCAACTGACCCCTTATGCCTATTCTCAACTGGTTTGCCAACTTGACCCACGCTCACTCGTTGCGATCGCGCATTCTCAACGATCCGTACTATCGCTTTCAATCCCTTGAGGAAATTGAGATAGCCGCCAGTTTAGGGATTCAGATTGATGTTAATCAGGCTGGTGTGGATGATTGGCTGCGCTTGCCGGGACTCTCGATTCATCAGGCCCGCACCCTGGTGGATTTAACCCAATCGGGCATTTATTTTCACTCTCTGGAGGATGTAGCGGCTGTTCTCAACCAACCCCCTGCTCGGCTCAAACCCTGGGAACCGATCCTGCGATTTTGCCACTATGAGGCGGACAGCATTTATACGATTCAGCCCATCAATGCCAATACTGCCTCCGTTCAAGCCCTGACCCGCATCCCAGTTGTGGACTTATATCTGGCCAAGGCGATCGTCCAGAACCGCCCTTATCGCAATCTCCCTCACTTGCAGCGACGGCTCTCCTTATCCAAGGAACTAACCGCCCAACTTGTGCACTACCTGAAGTTTTAAGTTCTCTCAGAACTGAAAACTGAGCACTCAAAACTTCCAACTCCCTACCTGACTGTGCCAATCCGGTCAAAGGGATAAAACCTGAACCAGGCATGGCCAATAATGTTTTGCTCTGGCAGGAAACCCCAGATATGAGAATCATTGCTGTTGGGCCGATTATCTCCCATCACAAAGAACTCTCCTGGGGGAACCTGAACAGGGGCCATCCGATAATCCGGTGGTGCGGCGATGTAAGGTTCTTTTAAAGGCGTGCGATCGACAAAAACTTTGCCATCCTTGACCTCCACAATTTGTCCT from Leptodesmis sichuanensis A121 includes:
- a CDS encoding efflux RND transporter periplasmic adaptor subunit — encoded protein: MSVFDSSQDGTSTKVEELEVSSTTGKSKRSPFHSKPSGQRWLAILGLVLLTLGVGFGWRWWQASHSGPQPGAMPGMAGGIPVKLGTAQTAQVQDASEYVGSLDSRQSVVLQPEITGRVSQIYVKAGDRVRKGDPLIQVKPQEQEAQLASNLAAVNSARATRSNAFSQLQAQEANRIAKQAEVDLQNQQYQRIQALVKEGALPQQQLDQVERDRFQAISELRALDRQIQAARANLSEAEAGLQQAKANANVTNVRLQQTTTVAPFDGVVGDIPVKLGQLVSTSDTLTSVTQNEVLELNLSIPLERASELREGLPVQLLNHQGGVLSSGQISFVSPQADNRAQSILAKATFDNRAGALRAGQFAKARVVWRSRPGILVPTAAISRLGGETFIFVAQPMDNTCKEMMSKMPQAGPPAGAPPGNAPTLIVRQRPVKLGAIQGNSYNVLDGLKPNEQIVLSGILNLSECAPIAPVSQ
- a CDS encoding DUF1825 family protein, with protein sequence MGFFDSEIVQQEAKQLFEDYQSLMQLGSHYGKFDREGKIIFIEQMEAIMERYRIFMKRFELSEDFMAQMTVEQLKTQLGQFGITPQQMFDQMNMTLERMKAEVEK
- a CDS encoding J domain-containing protein codes for the protein MSYSALPSEWIKKFADPYAILGIPVAADDRRVLKRYRDIAKLLHPDRYALAGGNEKELATQLLARLVNPAYEQLKQDKGRAEHTALLRIKVRRLCREGPLTPESEIARKLMEHPVTGVDTFYEQSISTLAQSQYESLELEKFESITQQISELNLVYLQLKMGDGIVRERRTGLIAAAEAQPVQFTPAPTNPEVVTESYDQRHYRRAQEYAKKGAWNQAIQELRDAIKIKATKSEYHSLLGVAYLHQQKFPGMAKVHLKRAYELNPKDPLVLKFGAKVGLPVASPGRTHNNSQRSQPPKPRSAPARSSQDSPQLSQSVDRRGFWDWLLGKRSDRAHFSPGAQQPVKTQKRGWLAALFGGR
- a CDS encoding SHOCT domain-containing protein; the protein is MSKPKDRKVASLLALAGAVAPIAGFHKFYLRQPIWGIVYLLLSWTPIPRIASGIEAAWYLFQDSDEFDLRFNHGLSSTTTLPTSPTPQVDPNKIGAIADAVRKLDQLREDGLISEYEFEQKRRQLLDQIG
- a CDS encoding helix-hairpin-helix domain-containing protein, encoding MPILNWFANLTHAHSLRSRILNDPYYRFQSLEEIEIAASLGIQIDVNQAGVDDWLRLPGLSIHQARTLVDLTQSGIYFHSLEDVAAVLNQPPARLKPWEPILRFCHYEADSIYTIQPINANTASVQALTRIPVVDLYLAKAIVQNRPYRNLPHLQRRLSLSKELTAQLVHYLKF